The following is a genomic window from Clostridium fungisolvens.
TTTGCGCTATATTAAGTTACTAATATTCAACCCAATTACTTTTAAACTTATATTTCTTTAAAAAGTCTATTATCTTGCCTAAAATATAATCCTTCTTCATCCTCGAAAATGATTACTTTTCCGTTAGTTTGTTCCGTAAGACTTTGTTTGATTATCTCACTTTCTTGCTTTTCAGCCAAAATATATAGATCCACTACATCTGTATAATCTATGTTCTCTATATGCCATTGATTTTGACCACATATATATTGAATCTTCCCTAACAAATCGTATTCTAATGTGACATTGATTCTTACACCTAGTACCTTATCTACTATTCCAGCAGCCTTGATTGCAACAGCTGCTCCTTTTGTATAAGCTCTTGTAAGTCCTCCTGCACCTAAAAGTATTCCCCCAAAATATCGAGTTACTACTACAGTGCAATCTGTAATTTCATTTTTCTTTATAACCTCAAGAATTGGAATTCCAGCTGTTCCTTGAGGTTCTCCATCATCACTGTACCTCTGTATATTCATATTCTGCCCAACTATATAGGCATAGCAATTATGGGTAGCATCCTTATGTTTATTCTTAATTTCAGTTACAAAGGCTTTTGCTTCTTCTTCTGATTCTGTTCTCTTAATATATCCAATAAACTCTGATTTTTTTTCGTCAAAGCTATCTTCTCCATATCCTTTAATTGTTAGGTACGCCATAAACTTTAGCCTCCTCTGATAGTACACTTGAAATTATATCTATACCCTTTCTTATTTTATCACAGTCAGTTTGAGAAAAGCCTATTTTAAAATATCTTTCTCCCTCATTTGAATGTTTATAAAACATAACACCAGGGGTTATCAGTACACCTTTTTCTCTCAGCTTATAAAACAATTCTATAGAATTAATTTGTATTCTATCACTTAGTTTAAGATAAAAATGTAAACCTCCACCTGGAGGATTAAACTCTACACTTTCATTTAATTTATTCTGAATCTCTGTTTTCATAAAGTCATATCTTTCTTTATATTTCACATTCAAAAGTTTAATATGCTCAATCCAATATTCTCTTTCCATATACATTTCAAGAGCCCTTTGCATAAGAGAAGATGTAGATATATCTGTATTGACCTTCGAGTTCTGTACTGAATCCTTAAATATTCTAGGACATACTAAATAGCCAATTCTTATCCCTGGTAGAAATATCTTTGAAAAACTCTTTATATATATTACA
Proteins encoded in this region:
- a CDS encoding YigZ family protein, whose product is MAYLTIKGYGEDSFDEKKSEFIGYIKRTESEEEAKAFVTEIKNKHKDATHNCYAYIVGQNMNIQRYSDDGEPQGTAGIPILEVIKKNEITDCTVVVTRYFGGILLGAGGLTRAYTKGAAVAIKAAGIVDKVLGVRINVTLEYDLLGKIQYICGQNQWHIENIDYTDVVDLYILAEKQESEIIKQSLTEQTNGKVIIFEDEEGLYFRQDNRLFKEI